In the Mus pahari chromosome 19, PAHARI_EIJ_v1.1, whole genome shotgun sequence genome, one interval contains:
- the LOC110336448 gene encoding zinc finger protein 709-like isoform X2 encodes MDLVSFEDVAVHFTQDEWALLDSSQKSLYRDVMLETCRSLAAIGYIWEEQNVEDDCKTFGRIQRHIISDSEYLLDEQEGYGNKPYDSSSLTSTQGCVGTHTVNGPCECEVCLKSFGFPSTFGIYHQPHSGQNFYDYKECGKASGYHSSFYTHGGTDTVRKCYSCNQCGKALSSSSSLQRHERIHTGERPYKCQQCGKALSSSTSLQRHERIHTGERPYKCQQCEKAFRCHSALQLHERIHTGEKPYECQQCGKAFTCHSYLRLHERTHTGEKPYECKQCGKAFRCQTSYHRHKIIHGGETFYECKQCSRLFIYPSLLQMHERTHTSERPYKCKECGKSFLYPSLLQMHERTHTGEKPYECKQCGTAFRHHSSLRLHERTHTGEKPYGCQQCGKAFTRHTSLRLHEITHTGEKPYKCKECGKAFRHHSSLRLHGRNHSGEKPYECKQCDKAFIRYSYLRLHERTHTGEKPYECKQCGKAFSRHSSFQRHKSIHAVENPYECQQYLIPLPLFPPNTSDNSYW; translated from the exons ATG GATTTGGTGAGCTTTGAGGACGTGGCTGTGCACTTCACGCAGGATGAGTGGGCTTTGCTGGATTCTTCCCAGAAGAGTCTGTACagagatgtgatgctggagacctgCAGGAGCCTCGCTGCCATAG GGTATATATGGGAAGAACAGAATGTTGAAGATGACTGCAAAACTTTTGGAAGAATTCAAAG GCATATCATATCTGATTCTGAATACTTACTGGATGAGCAGGAGGGATATGGAAACAAGCCATATGATTCTAGTTCTCTCACAAGTACTCAAGGATGCGTGGGAACGCACACTGTGAATGGACCTTGTGAATGTGAGGTATGTTTAAAATCCTTTGGTTTTCCAAGTACATTTGGAATATATCACCAACCCCACAGTGGACAAAACTTTTATGACTACAAGGAATGTGGAAAGGCTTCTGGTTATCACAGTTCATTttatacacatggaggaactgaCACTGTAAGAAAATGTTATTCGTGTAACCAGTGTGGGAAAGCTCTGAGTTCTTCCAGTTCCCTTCAAAGGCATGAGAGGATTCACACAGGAGAGAGGCCCTATAAATGTCAGCAGTGTGGGAAAGCTCTGAGTTCTTCCACGTCACTTCAAAGGCATGAGAGGATTCACACAGGAGAGAGACCCTATAAATGTCAGCAGTGTGAGAAAGCCTTTAGATGTCACAGTGCCCTTCAGTTACacgaaagaattcatactggtgaaaaaccctatgaatgtcagcagtgtgggaaagccttcacaTGTCACAGTTACCTTCGATTACATGAGAGGACTCATaccggagagaaaccctatgaatgtaagcaatgtgggaaagccttcagaTGTCAAACTTCCTATCATAGACATAAAATTATTCATGGTGGAGAAACATTCTATGAATGTAAGCAGTGTAGTAGGCTCTTCATTTATCCCTCTTTACTTCAAATGCATGAACGAACTCACACGAGTGAAAGGCCATATAAATGTAAGGAGTGTGGTAAGTCCTTCCTTTATCCCTCTTTACTTCAAATGCATGAACGAACTCACACTGGTGAAAAGCCCTATGAGTGTAAGCAATGCGGTACAGCCTTTAGACATCATTCTTCCCTTCGGCTGCACGAAAGaactcacacaggagagaagccctatgGATGCCagcagtgtgggaaagccttcactCGTCACACTTCCCTTCGGTTACATGAGATaactcacactggagagaaaccttacaaatgtaaagaatgtgggaaagccttcaggCATCACTCTTCTCTTCGATTGCATGGAAGAAATCATagtggagagaaaccctatgaatgtaaacaatgtgataaagcctttatACGGTACAGTTACCTTCGATTACATGAACGCACGcacacaggagaaaaaccttACGAATGCAAacaatgtgggaaagcctttagcCGTCACAGTTCCTTTCAGAGACATAAATCTATTCATGCTGTGGAAAACCCCTATGAGTGTCAGCAGTATCTAATTCCTTTACCCTTGTTTCCTCCAAATACATCAGACAACTCATACTGGTGA
- the LOC110336448 gene encoding zinc finger protein 709-like isoform X1: MRTGWSCASSSPGHSDLVSFEDVAVHFTQDEWALLDSSQKSLYRDVMLETCRSLAAIGYIWEEQNVEDDCKTFGRIQRHIISDSEYLLDEQEGYGNKPYDSSSLTSTQGCVGTHTVNGPCECEVCLKSFGFPSTFGIYHQPHSGQNFYDYKECGKASGYHSSFYTHGGTDTVRKCYSCNQCGKALSSSSSLQRHERIHTGERPYKCQQCGKALSSSTSLQRHERIHTGERPYKCQQCEKAFRCHSALQLHERIHTGEKPYECQQCGKAFTCHSYLRLHERTHTGEKPYECKQCGKAFRCQTSYHRHKIIHGGETFYECKQCSRLFIYPSLLQMHERTHTSERPYKCKECGKSFLYPSLLQMHERTHTGEKPYECKQCGTAFRHHSSLRLHERTHTGEKPYGCQQCGKAFTRHTSLRLHEITHTGEKPYKCKECGKAFRHHSSLRLHGRNHSGEKPYECKQCDKAFIRYSYLRLHERTHTGEKPYECKQCGKAFSRHSSFQRHKSIHAVENPYECQQYLIPLPLFPPNTSDNSYW, from the exons ATGAGAACTGGGTGGAGCtgtgcctcctcctccccagggcACTCG GATTTGGTGAGCTTTGAGGACGTGGCTGTGCACTTCACGCAGGATGAGTGGGCTTTGCTGGATTCTTCCCAGAAGAGTCTGTACagagatgtgatgctggagacctgCAGGAGCCTCGCTGCCATAG GGTATATATGGGAAGAACAGAATGTTGAAGATGACTGCAAAACTTTTGGAAGAATTCAAAG GCATATCATATCTGATTCTGAATACTTACTGGATGAGCAGGAGGGATATGGAAACAAGCCATATGATTCTAGTTCTCTCACAAGTACTCAAGGATGCGTGGGAACGCACACTGTGAATGGACCTTGTGAATGTGAGGTATGTTTAAAATCCTTTGGTTTTCCAAGTACATTTGGAATATATCACCAACCCCACAGTGGACAAAACTTTTATGACTACAAGGAATGTGGAAAGGCTTCTGGTTATCACAGTTCATTttatacacatggaggaactgaCACTGTAAGAAAATGTTATTCGTGTAACCAGTGTGGGAAAGCTCTGAGTTCTTCCAGTTCCCTTCAAAGGCATGAGAGGATTCACACAGGAGAGAGGCCCTATAAATGTCAGCAGTGTGGGAAAGCTCTGAGTTCTTCCACGTCACTTCAAAGGCATGAGAGGATTCACACAGGAGAGAGACCCTATAAATGTCAGCAGTGTGAGAAAGCCTTTAGATGTCACAGTGCCCTTCAGTTACacgaaagaattcatactggtgaaaaaccctatgaatgtcagcagtgtgggaaagccttcacaTGTCACAGTTACCTTCGATTACATGAGAGGACTCATaccggagagaaaccctatgaatgtaagcaatgtgggaaagccttcagaTGTCAAACTTCCTATCATAGACATAAAATTATTCATGGTGGAGAAACATTCTATGAATGTAAGCAGTGTAGTAGGCTCTTCATTTATCCCTCTTTACTTCAAATGCATGAACGAACTCACACGAGTGAAAGGCCATATAAATGTAAGGAGTGTGGTAAGTCCTTCCTTTATCCCTCTTTACTTCAAATGCATGAACGAACTCACACTGGTGAAAAGCCCTATGAGTGTAAGCAATGCGGTACAGCCTTTAGACATCATTCTTCCCTTCGGCTGCACGAAAGaactcacacaggagagaagccctatgGATGCCagcagtgtgggaaagccttcactCGTCACACTTCCCTTCGGTTACATGAGATaactcacactggagagaaaccttacaaatgtaaagaatgtgggaaagccttcaggCATCACTCTTCTCTTCGATTGCATGGAAGAAATCATagtggagagaaaccctatgaatgtaaacaatgtgataaagcctttatACGGTACAGTTACCTTCGATTACATGAACGCACGcacacaggagaaaaaccttACGAATGCAAacaatgtgggaaagcctttagcCGTCACAGTTCCTTTCAGAGACATAAATCTATTCATGCTGTGGAAAACCCCTATGAGTGTCAGCAGTATCTAATTCCTTTACCCTTGTTTCCTCCAAATACATCAGACAACTCATACTGGTGA